TTGAATTGCACCGGATCCTTGGGCTTCATAAAAAGACTGTAAAGCTCTTTCAAAGGATACTCCTTGTCAGTGGGCAGGGCCAACGGTAAAAGGGCCAATGATATGATAGCGCCAGCACTCAGTTGTTGAGGACCACTGGTCACTGTTGACGCGGCCCCTTAAAGTACCGACCACTGAACACTGAAAACTGACCACTGTTAATTCCCTTCTTCTTCTTCCAGCAATCTGACATCCAGGGCCAGCGCCTGAAGCTCTTTCACGAGAACGTTAAAAGATTCCGGCAACCCGGCTTCCAGGGTGTTGTCTCCCTTGACAATCTTTTCATACATTCGCGTACGGCCTGCAACATCGTCGGATTTGACCGTGAGGAATTCCTGAAGCGCATGGGCGGCTCCATAGGCTTCCATGGTCCAGACTTCCATTTCTCCGAGACGCTGCCCGCCGAACTGGGCCTTGCCGCCGAGGGGCTGCTGTGTCACGAGAGAATAAGGCCCGATGGAGCGCGCATGAATTTTGTCGTCGACTAGGTGGTGTAATTTGAGCATGTACATCATGCCGACCGTCACCGGCTGGTCAAAACGTTCGCCGGTGCGTCCATCATAAAGCGTTGTCTGCCCGGTTGCCGAAGCTCCACCCTCCTCGAGGAATTCCTGGATTTCAGCCTCCTCGGCTCCATCAAAGACAGGGGTCGCCACATGAACGCCTTCCTGAAAATCCTTCAGCAGGGCCTTGAGATGCCTGTCATCGGCGTCTTCAAAGTATTCGCTGAATTCCAGCTGGTTATAGATGCGTTTGAGTTTCTCCTTGATCGTCTCTTTTTCCTTGTGCTTTTCAATCATCGCGGCAAGCTGTTGCCCAAGGGCTTTTGCGGCCCATCCCAGGTGGATTTCGAGCACCTGCCCGACGTTCATACGGGAAGGAACACCCAAAGGGTTCAAAACGATGTCAACGGGAGTCCCGTCGGGGAAATAGGGCATGTCCTCGATGGGAAGAATTCGAGAAACGACGCCTTTGTTCCCGTGGCGCCCGGCCATTTTGTCCCCCACCTGCAGTTTGCGTTTGACGGCCACATAAATCTTGACCATCTTGATCACTCCGGGAGGAAGTTCATCGCCCCGCCGCACCTTGTTGATCTTTTCCTCAAAAAGGGCTCTCACCAGCTGAACCTGTTCCCTGTAGCCTTCGGAGATGGTCTCGATTTCCATGGAAACCGCCGGGTCCTTCGCAACGCTCAGCTGATCCCACAAGCCGCTCGGCAGGTTCAAGAGGAACTCTTCGGTGATTTCATCACCCTTCTTGATATAGACCTTCTTGCCGTCCTTGATCGTGCTGTCGCTCACTTTTCCCTGCAGGAGCTGAACGAGACGCTTGGCGGTGGTCTTGCGAATGATCTCGAGTTCGTCCCGCTGGTCCTTCATGAGGCGCGAGATTTCCATTTCTTCGATCGTGATGGTGCGTTCGTCTTTTTCAACACCCTTGCGGGAGAAAACCTTGGCGTCAATGACGATGCCTTCGACGCCCGGAGGAACACGCAGGGAAGTGTCCTTCACATCGCTCGCCTTTTCCCCGAAAATGGCGCGCAGCAATTTTTCTTCCGGCGTCAGTTGCGATTCACCCTTGGGGGTCACTTTGCCCACCAGAATATCGTTGGGTTTGATGTATGCGCCCACCCGGATGATTCCGCTTTCATCCAGATTTTTCAGAGCTTCATCGCCGACGTTGGGAATGTCGCGCGTGATGTCTTCTTTTCCCAGTTTGGTGTCGCGGGCGACCACTTCAAACTCTTCAATGTGGATGGAAGTGAACACATCCTCTTTCCCGATGCGCTCGCTCACAAGTATGGAGTCTTCAAAGTTGTATCCACCCCAGCTCATGAATGCGACCATAACGTTCCGGCCCAGAGCCAATTCGCCATGATCCGTCGATGGGCCGTCGGCGATGATCTGGCCCCTGCGGACATAGTCCCCCTGGTTCACGAGAGGCTTTTGATTGATGCACGTATTTTGGTTGGACCTCTGGAATTTGATCAGCTTGTAGATGTGAACTCCAGTTCCCTGATTCACGTCGTCTTCGGTGGAACGGACCACAATACGGGTGGCGTCCACGTATTCGACGATCCCCGACCGTTTGGCAACAATCGTCACTCCGCTGTCTTTGGCCACGATGCGTTCAATGCCGGTTCCCACCAGCGGCGCGCGTGTCTGGATGAGTGGAACGGCCTGCCGCTGCATGTTGGACCCCATGAGGGCGCGGTTGGCGTCGTCGTGTTCGAGAAATGGAATCAGGGACGCTGAAACACTCACCAGCTGATTTGGGGAAACGTCCATGTACCGAATCTCTTCGGGGGGGACCATCACGAATTCACCGGCCTTACGAGCCGATACCTGTTCCCGGAGGAAATGCCCATTTTCATCGAGGGGAGCATTGGCCTGCGCAATGGGATAATCTTTTTCGTCCATGGCGGTGAGGTAGCTGACCTGTTTTTCCACCGTACCGTCGAGGGCTTTTCGATAGGGAGTCTCGATAAACCCGTAGGAATTGACTCGAGCATAGGTCGAAAGAGAGACAATCAGCCCGATGTTGGGACCTTCAGGAGTCTCGATGGGACAGATGCGGCCGTAGTGTGTCGGATGCACGTCACGAACTTCAAAGCCCGCGCGCTCACGGGTGAGACCGCCGGGACCCAGAGCGCTCAAACGGCGTTTATGAGTGATTTCCGAAAGCGGATTGGTCTGATCCATGAACTGTGAAAGCTGGCTTGTGCCAAAAAACTCCTTGACTACCGCTGAAACGGGCTTGGCGTTGATCAAGTCGTGGGGCATGAGAGCCTCCACTTCCTGCAGCGTCATACGCTCTTTGATGGCTCTTTCCATCCGTACCAGGCCGATACGGTATTGGTTCTCGAGCAGTTCGCCAACAGCACGGACGCGTCGATTCCCGAGGTTGTCGATGTCGTCTACGGGACCTTGAGAATCCTTCAGGCGGATGAGCTGTCTTACCGCCATGAGAATGTCTTCTTTCCGCAGGGTTCTATAATCCAATGGAATATCGAGCCCCAACTGGAGATTGAGTTTCAAACGCCCCACTTCGGAAAGGTCGTAATGGTCGGCATTGAAAAAGAGATTGTTGAAAAATTCCGTCGCCACTTCAAGAGTGGGAGGATTGCTCGGCCGCAAACGCCGGTAGATCTCGATGAGAGCGTCTTCCGGATTGTTGACCTTATCCATCAAAAGCGTATTTCTAAAAGATGGGCTGACGTCCACACCTTCCAGGTGAAGCAGTTCGAACTTTTGGACTCCACGTTCGATGAAATCGGAGAGCATGTTTTCGGTGATGCTGTCGTTACACTCGGCAATGATTTCACCGGTGCTGTAGTCTATGACATCTTGAGCGAGCACCTGACCGAGAAGGTCTGTGGTTTTTACGGGTAAACGCTTTATGCCCAGTTCCTGAAGGCGTTTGAGGGTTTGTTTGCCAAGCTTCCTGTTTTTCTTGATGAGAACCTCGCCGGATTCCGGGTGAAGAATGTCTTCGGGGGCGCGGCTTCCCAAAAGAATGTCCACATTGAGCTCTTTTTCCGACTGCATTTCGTCTCCCAGATGGATGGTTTCACTGGGATAAAAATAGTTGAGAAGCTCCTCCGTGGAATATCCGAGAGCCTTCAAAAGCACCGTTACTGGAAACTTCCTGCGCCGGTCGATGCGGATGTACAAAATGTCTTTAGGGTCGAATTCAAGGTCAAGCCACGAGCCGCGCAACGGGATGATGCGCGAAGAATAGAGGATTTTTCCGCTCGAATGTGTCTTGCCTCTGTCATGGTCAAAGAAAATTCCGGGAGAACGATGCAACTGGCTGACGATAACACGCTCCGTACCGTTGACGATAAACGTTCCGTTTTCGGTCATGAGTGGCAATGTGCCAAAATAGATTTCCTGTTCTTTGATGTCGCGGATAGACCGGATGTCCGCCTCCTTGTCCACATCGTAGACCACGAGGCGTACCACGATTTTCAGAGGAGCTTCGTAGGTCATTCCCCGTGCGAGGCATTCTTCCACTTCATATTTCACTTCCCCAAAACTGTACTGCACAAATTCCAACGAAGCCGTTCCACTGAAATCTTCGATGGGAAAAACGCTTTTGAAAACTTCCTGCAGTCCTTTTTCGCTCCTGGCTTCAGGGGGGACATCCCGCTGCAGAAATTGTTCGTAGCTTTCCTTCTGCATTTGGATGAGATTGGGAATGTCAATAATCTTTTGGATTTTTCCAAAATTCTTCCGCACCCGATATTCATGGGTCAAAGCCGTCGCCATGCTCTCTCCTGCAACTTAAAAGAGCCTTGTGCTCCCGAAACCGACAAGGTTATACGCTTGCACTTCAAAGCGTATTTCCCGGGATACACATGACTCCCATATTAAGGTGCTATAAAATCGAAAATCGGAAGCAAGCCGCACGCAATACCGGCAGCCAGCTTCCGATGTCCTGATCAAAAAAAAGATCTTACTTTATTTCAACTGTGGCGCCCGCTTCTGTCAGTTGTTTTGCAATTGCTTCCGCTTCCTCTTTGGGGATGCCTTCCTTTACAACGCCGGGAGAACTTTCTACCAGCTCTTTGGCTTCCTTCAAGCCGAGGTTCGTGATGGCGCGTACTTCCTTGATGACCTGGATCTTCTTGTCACCAGGGCTTGTGATGACAACGGTGAATTCCGTTTTTTCTTCAGCAGGAGCAGCTTCGCCGCCGGCTACACCGGGCATTGCGGCAACAGCTACGGGAGCGGCAGCACTGACACCGAAACGTTCTTCCAGTTCCTTGACGAGTTCGCTCAGTTCAAGAACGGTCATATTCTCAATAAATTTGACGACATCTTCTTTGCTGATATCAGACATTTTTTGATTCCTCCCTCAGGGTATATTAAGCTTCTTCTCTTTGACGTTGAATGGCCGCCAGCACACCTACAAAGGCTCTCGGAACTCCGCTCAAGACAGTGACCAGGCTGGTCGGCACTGCGTTGAGAGTTCCCAATAGCTTGGCCAAAAGTTCTTCCCGCGGTGGCAACTCCGCCAGAGCAGCGACTTGTTCTGCATTGAGAATGCGCTGTCCCAGCGATGCAGCTTTGATTTGCAGCTTTTCATTGGCCTTGCTGAACTTCTTGATGATTTTGGCCGGAACTGCCGGGTCTCCGTAGCCGATGGCAACAGCACAGGTCCCTTTAATGTGTGGTTCCAGCACCGTCGCGTTGGTGTCATGGCTGGCAAGACGCATCAGGGTGTTTTTCACGACCTGATAGTCTACGTTTTCTGCAGCCAGGGCATCGCGCAACGCAGTCATTTCCGCGACGGAAAGTCCCCTGAAATCTGTCAAGATAGTTGCACTGGCACGCTGGAACTTGTCGTGCAAATCCGCAACAATTTGCTCCTTTTGGGCTCGCTCCAAAGTATATCAACCCTCCTTTCCTCTGCCGGTGTGCTTTCGACTGTATATCCCGTCAATCCCTCTCCGAAAGAAGCGGGCATGGAGGACTCATATCGTAAGTCAGTGAGCCGGATTGGTTCCTTTGTACATCTCGGCAGGTTCCCCGAACACCGGGGTTTAAACACCTCTTGGATGTCCCTACGGTCTCAGACGACTGGAAAACACCAAACGGCAGTTAGTCCATTCCATAATGGAATGATTGTTCCGATGGCTTAGAGAGCAAGCTGAGCCATCGAATTATCCCATAACACTCTTGACCGCCAGGGGATCGACCTGAATACCGGGACCCATCGTGGTGGATATGGCAATACCCTTCAGATACGTGCCTTTGGCAGCCGTGGGTTTGAGGCGGACGATCGTATCCATAAAGGCAGAAATGTTCTCGATGAGCTTCTCTTCGCCAAAAGAGATCTTGCCCATGGGAGCGTGAACGATTCCCGTCTTTTCTACACGAAAATCCACCTTACCCGCTTTGATTTCCTTGACCACCTTCTGAATATCGAAAGTGACCGTGCCAAGCTTTGCATTGGGCATGAGGCCTCTAGGGCCGAGCACCTTTCCGATCCTACCTACAGCACCCATCATGTCGGGGGTGGCAACCGTCTTATCGAATTCAAGCCACCCATCCTTGATCTGATCGACCAGTTCGTCGCCGCCTGCATAGTCGGCCCCTGCATCCAGAGCTTCCTTTACCTTTTCTCCCTTGGCGAAAACCAGCACACGAACAGGCTTGCCGAGCCCATTGGGGAGCACCACTGTGCCACGGACCATCTGGTCCGCATGGCGGGGATCGACACCCAATCGAACCGCGATATCAAGCGTTTCATCGAACTTTGAAAATGCACATTCTTTGGCCAGCTGCAAAGCTTCTTGAAAGGTGTAGCGCTTGGCTGGATCTATTTTTTCGCGCGCCGCGCGATATTTTTTCCCATGTGTTGCCATCTTAAACTCTCCAGAAACTGACTAAGCATTCATCCACGATGGCCGATTCTTATTCAACCTCAATCCCCATGCTGCGGGCGGTTCCTTCAATGATAAGAACGGCAGCCTCCAAATCCCGAGCATTCAAGTCCGGCATTTTGAGCTTTGCGATTTCCTCGACTTGCTGCTTGGTCACCTTTGCGACTTTAACCCGGTTGGGTTCGCTGGAACCTTTCGCAATTTGCGCCGTCTTCTTGAGAAGCACGGAGGCCGGTGGGGTCTTCGTAATGAAGGTGAACGATCTGTCAGCATAGACAGTGATGACAACCGGAATGATCATCCCGTCCTGGCCCTGCGTTTTCGCGTTGAAGGCCTTGCAGAATTCCATGATATTCACGCCGTGCTGCCCCAAAGCAGGGCCTATGGGAGGCGATGGATTCGCTTGTCCGGCAGGGACCTGTAATTTTATATTTGTTACAACCTTTTTTGCCATCCTTGGTTAAACTCCTCAATCCTGACCCGTTGCCAGTAAAATTAGATACGGTTGACTTGAACAAAATCAAGTTCGACCGGTGTCGATCGACCAAATATACTGACGAGTACGCGGACTTTGCCTTTGTCGGCCATCACTTCGTCGATGACTCCGTTGAAGTTGGCGAAAGGACCATCCACAACGCGGACTTCGTCGCCTTTTTCGAACCGATATCTGGGACGTGGTTTTTCCGCCCCTTCCTGCATCTGCTGGATAATGGCTTCAGCTTCTTCGTCCGATAGGGGAATGGGGCGTTCCTGACTGCCAATGAACCCCGTGACTTTGGGCGTATGTCGCACCAGGTGCCAGGTGTCGTCATTGAGCTCCATCTGCACCAGAATGTATCCCGGATAGAACTTGCGAGATGAAGCCTTCCTCTGCCCCTTTACCAGTTCGATGACTTTTTCCGTCGGCACCAGAATCTGGCCAAATAGGGATTCTTTATGATCGGCTTTGATGCGTTCCTCAAGGGCTGACTTGACCTTATGCTCAAAACCGGAATATGTGTGCACGATATACCAATATTTCGCCACGAACCCACCCCGCTTGTGCCTGTATTCGACTCGTTCCCGGTTCAGGGAAATCCTTTCATTCGATGATCAATCGCACAAGACGACTCAAAATCAAATCCACGATCCCCAGAAATATCCCGGAGAGGATCACGATGATCAAGACAACCGACGTCGACCCAACGGTTTCTTTGCGTGAAGGCCAGACGACCTTGCGCAATTCATGCGATACCTCTCTGAGATACTGGCGGAAGTGTTCCCACCAGCCCAAACCGGTCTCTTCGGACTTTTTGGCGGTCTTTTTTGAAGCCTCCGTCTTCTTCACCTTGAGAGGCTTCTGACTGTTTTTCTTCGATAACTCCGCCTTTTGTGCCTTACCGGACCGTTCTTCGTCTGTTTCATTCTTTTTAGGGAGTTGCTTTGGCAGATTCATTTAGATCTCATTTGTGTCAACATCAAATTGTAGCGTTTAGCCTGTGAGCCGAAAAGGGCAGGCGATCGAGGGGCTAAAACAAAACGATGGCCGTTTTGCTTTAGCTCTGAACTTCTGCCCATTGGCCTCCGCGATACCACAAGAGATCCTGTCTCGGGTTGAAACGTTCTCCAGCCCGAACAAAATCCTACTTTGTCTCTTTATGCTCACGATGCGCATTGCAAAACTTGCAATATTTATTGAAGCTCAACTTTTCAGGTGTCGTACGCTTGTTCTTTGTCGTTGTGTAGTTGCGGCGTTTGCATTCGGAACAAGCCAAGGTCACAATGACTCGCATAGTCGTTTACCTTATCTGTCTGGATTACTCGATGATTTCAGTGATGACGCCAGCGCCCACAGTACGTCCGCCTTCGCGAATGGCGAAACGGAGTTCCTTTTCGAGGGCAACGGGAGTGATCAGTGCGACTTCCGTGCTGATGTTGTCACCGGGCATAACCATTTCAACGCCTTCGGGAAGGGTCATGATGCCGGTCACGTCAGTGGTGCGAAAATAGAACTGAGGCCGGTAGCCTGGGAAGAAGGGGGTATGGCGCCCACCTTCTTCCTTTTTGAGTACGTAGACCTCGGCTTTGAATTTGGTGTGTGGCGTGATGCTGCCGGGCTTGGCCACTACCTGGCCGCGCTCCACTTCGTCGCGCTTGGTGCCGCGCATGAGCACACCGATATTGTCACCCGCCTGACCCATGTCGAGGGTCTTGCGGAACATTTCCACGCCGGTGCACACCGTTTTGAAAGTGGGTTTGAATCCTACGATTTCCACTTCCTCACCCACCTTGATGACCCCGCGTTCCACACGGCCGGTCACAACGGTGCCGCGGCCGCTGATGGAGAAGACGTCTTCGATGGGCATGAGGAAAGGCTTGTCCACGTCGCGCACCGGGTCGGGGATGTAGGCGTCGATGGCATCCATGAGGTCGAAGATGCACTTTGCATTGGGATCGTCTGGGCTTTCGGCTTCCAGGGCCTTCAGGGCCGAACCCGGGATGATGGGAATATCGTCGCCCGGGAACCCGTACTTGCTCAGGAGTTCACGGAGCTCGAGTTCCACGAGTTCGATCAGTTCGGGATCGTCCACCATATCCACCTTGTTCAGGAAGACGACGATGTAGGGAACGCCGACCTGACGGGAAAGCAAGATGTGCTCCCGTGTCTGAGGCATGGGACCGTCATCTGCCGCCACGACGAGAATGGCGCCGTCCATTTGAGCGGCTCCGGTGATCATGTTCTTGATATAGTCCGCGTGGCCCGGGCAGTCCACATGGGCGTAGTGCCGTTTGTCCGTTTCATATTCCACGTGCGCGGTAGCGATGGTGATACCGCGTTCACGTTCCTCGGGCGCCTTGTCGATCTGATCGAACGGAACGAAATCCGCCTTGCCGCGCTTGGCCAACTGCTTGGTGATCGCAGCCGTCAAGGTCGTTTTGCCATGGTCGATGTGTCCAATCGTCCCCACATTCACGTGCGGCTTGGTCCGCTCAAACTTCTTCTTCGCCATCGTACTTCCTCCTAATGATATGATTCTATTTCCAGTCTAGCGCATTTATACGTATCACTCGAAAGTCGGAATGATCTGGATGATGGTAGTAGATACTTGGCGGGAGAATCTGAAAAACGACATTGTGGCTGGCCTGGAATCTCGTTTCGAGAGAAAAAATGGAGCCCACGACCGGGATCGAACCGGTGAACCTCTTCCTTACCAAGGAAGTGCTCTACCTACTGAGCTACGTGGGCCTGCAAGAGAACAGGCTGAATGCATGACTGGAAAGATGCACCGCATTGAGAATTGAAACCCCGGCGAAAGTACATCCGCAACAAGGGGAAAAAGCTCCGTATGGCTGCAAGGTTTCCATCTCATGTAGTTCCAACGACAATGATCTGCGCTTAAGCCGCCACTATCTCCTACATGGATATTAAAATATGGTGGAGAGGGGAGGGTTCGAACCTCCGAAGGCTTCGCCGGCAGATTTACAGTCTGCTCCCTTTGGCCACTCGGGAACCTCTCCACATTGCTACCTGGTTCTGTTCATTCTTACTGAGAATCCTGAACCAAAAGAGCTTCTTTATGTAGCACACAAAAAAAGAGAAGGCAATGACTTTTTTGCCACTTCGCTTTTTTTATCCTGCACCTCAACTCCGGTCAGGCAGGGAAAGCCTCCATCGCCAGGGAAACCCGCGGAGCGATCCTTCCTCCAACCCGATGGGGTTGCTCTTTAACACATTCGTTTTCTTGCTGTCAAGCTTCGACACGGCAATGATTGAAATAAAAAGCATCAAAAACAGTACCGAAGGGTTTATATAGTATAAACGGCTGAGCTTTGAACATTCAAAAACGAAAAGATAAACATTCCTGCAGAGGGTCTGGGTCTCAGCCGTTTGAGGCATATATTGTGAAATTTGCAGGAACGGGTGGGGCGTGTTTTCCCCTTTGCTTTGAAAGTGATCCTTATGGAGATTCTGCTCATGGATAATAAGAAAGAAACAAATCCGGAACATCTTTCATTTTTGGCGGCCACTGCGATGATCGATAAGGACCATCCTGAAATCAGAGCCTACGCTCAACGGGTGGTTCAGAGGACGGAAGATCCCGTCGAGCAGGCCGTAAGGCTTTATCTCGCCGTTCGGGATGAGATTCGGTATGATCCCTATACTCCATTCCATCGTCCCGTTCATTACAGGGCCAGTTCCATTCTAAAACGAAAACGTGGATTCTGTATCCCCAAGGCTTCGCTCCTGTGCGCTTTGTCGAGAGCTTGCCATATTCCCTGCAGGCTTGGATTTGCCAGTGTGAAAAATCACTTGGCAACGCCTCAGTTGCTGGATTTCCTGGGAAGCGATCTCTTTGTTTATCATGCCTTTGTGGAATTTTATCTGGAGGGCAAGTGGGTCAAAGCGACTCCCGCTTTCAATCGTGAACTGTGCGAACTCCATAAAGTGCCCCCCCTCGAATTCAATGGCCGTGAGGATTCGCTTTTTCAGCCTTATAACCTTGAAAATCAGAAGTACATGGAATATGTGGAAGTTATCGGAAGCTATGCTGACGTTCCCCTGCAGGAAATCCTATCGGCATGGGAAAGCACTTATGGAAAAGAGCGCGTTCAACAATGGATCAAAATGTACGAAGAAAAGGACTCCGATTTTTATCAGGATTTTTACGAGGAAAGCATCCTGCGATATGGGCCTTGATTTCAGTTAACGTTCCAAAGGAGAATGCATGACCGGCTGGGTCTTCTTTCTTTCCGGGTTCCGGAAAATCCCCATCGTTCAAAGGCCGAAAGTCGGACTCCGTGCGAAGGGGATTCCCATGAAAGGAAAACGATGTTGCGGCTGCATCCTTTATTGTGTGGATTTTCCGCCACAGGAAAGTCATGAGCCATGAAAAAAATGCTTCTCACGGGGGCGAGCGGGTTTCTGGGCTGGAATATTTGCCGGTGGGCCGGCAAAGGCTGGGAAATATACGGAACCGTATTCTCTCACCCGATCCAAATTCCCGGTGTGAAAATCGTTCAGGTCGATCTCAGAGATTTCAGGGAAGTGAAGAAGATTTTCGATGTGGTTCGGCCCGATGCTGTTGTGCACACTGCTGCCGCCGCAAATATCAATTTTTGTCAGACCCATCCGAAAGAGTCTCATCAAATCAATGTCGATGTTTCTATGGATATTGCCGGTTTGTGTGCGGATCGATCCATCGCATGCGTATTCACTTCGTCGGATCTCGTGTTCGACGGGCAGTGTGCCCCCTATTGCGAAGAAGATCCCGTTTCTCCGGTCAATGTCTATGGCGAACAAAAAA
This region of Desulforhabdus amnigena genomic DNA includes:
- the rplA gene encoding 50S ribosomal protein L1; its protein translation is MATHGKKYRAAREKIDPAKRYTFQEALQLAKECAFSKFDETLDIAVRLGVDPRHADQMVRGTVVLPNGLGKPVRVLVFAKGEKVKEALDAGADYAGGDELVDQIKDGWLEFDKTVATPDMMGAVGRIGKVLGPRGLMPNAKLGTVTFDIQKVVKEIKAGKVDFRVEKTGIVHAPMGKISFGEEKLIENISAFMDTIVRLKPTAAKGTYLKGIAISTTMGPGIQVDPLAVKSVMG
- the nusG gene encoding transcription termination/antitermination protein NusG — protein: MAKYWYIVHTYSGFEHKVKSALEERIKADHKESLFGQILVPTEKVIELVKGQRKASSRKFYPGYILVQMELNDDTWHLVRHTPKVTGFIGSQERPIPLSDEEAEAIIQQMQEGAEKPRPRYRFEKGDEVRVVDGPFANFNGVIDEVMADKGKVRVLVSIFGRSTPVELDFVQVNRI
- the rplJ gene encoding 50S ribosomal protein L10 — encoded protein: MERAQKEQIVADLHDKFQRASATILTDFRGLSVAEMTALRDALAAENVDYQVVKNTLMRLASHDTNATVLEPHIKGTCAVAIGYGDPAVPAKIIKKFSKANEKLQIKAASLGQRILNAEQVAALAELPPREELLAKLLGTLNAVPTSLVTVLSGVPRAFVGVLAAIQRQREEA
- the rplL gene encoding 50S ribosomal protein L7/L12, which gives rise to MSDISKEDVVKFIENMTVLELSELVKELEERFGVSAAAPVAVAAMPGVAGGEAAPAEEKTEFTVVITSPGDKKIQVIKEVRAITNLGLKEAKELVESSPGVVKEGIPKEEAEAIAKQLTEAGATVEIK
- the tuf gene encoding elongation factor Tu gives rise to the protein MAKKKFERTKPHVNVGTIGHIDHGKTTLTAAITKQLAKRGKADFVPFDQIDKAPEERERGITIATAHVEYETDKRHYAHVDCPGHADYIKNMITGAAQMDGAILVVAADDGPMPQTREHILLSRQVGVPYIVVFLNKVDMVDDPELIELVELELRELLSKYGFPGDDIPIIPGSALKALEAESPDDPNAKCIFDLMDAIDAYIPDPVRDVDKPFLMPIEDVFSISGRGTVVTGRVERGVIKVGEEVEIVGFKPTFKTVCTGVEMFRKTLDMGQAGDNIGVLMRGTKRDEVERGQVVAKPGSITPHTKFKAEVYVLKKEEGGRHTPFFPGYRPQFYFRTTDVTGIMTLPEGVEMVMPGDNISTEVALITPVALEKELRFAIREGGRTVGAGVITEIIE
- the rplK gene encoding 50S ribosomal protein L11, whose amino-acid sequence is MAKKVVTNIKLQVPAGQANPSPPIGPALGQHGVNIMEFCKAFNAKTQGQDGMIIPVVITVYADRSFTFITKTPPASVLLKKTAQIAKGSSEPNRVKVAKVTKQQVEEIAKLKMPDLNARDLEAAVLIIEGTARSMGIEVE
- the rpoB gene encoding DNA-directed RNA polymerase subunit beta: MATALTHEYRVRKNFGKIQKIIDIPNLIQMQKESYEQFLQRDVPPEARSEKGLQEVFKSVFPIEDFSGTASLEFVQYSFGEVKYEVEECLARGMTYEAPLKIVVRLVVYDVDKEADIRSIRDIKEQEIYFGTLPLMTENGTFIVNGTERVIVSQLHRSPGIFFDHDRGKTHSSGKILYSSRIIPLRGSWLDLEFDPKDILYIRIDRRRKFPVTVLLKALGYSTEELLNYFYPSETIHLGDEMQSEKELNVDILLGSRAPEDILHPESGEVLIKKNRKLGKQTLKRLQELGIKRLPVKTTDLLGQVLAQDVIDYSTGEIIAECNDSITENMLSDFIERGVQKFELLHLEGVDVSPSFRNTLLMDKVNNPEDALIEIYRRLRPSNPPTLEVATEFFNNLFFNADHYDLSEVGRLKLNLQLGLDIPLDYRTLRKEDILMAVRQLIRLKDSQGPVDDIDNLGNRRVRAVGELLENQYRIGLVRMERAIKERMTLQEVEALMPHDLINAKPVSAVVKEFFGTSQLSQFMDQTNPLSEITHKRRLSALGPGGLTRERAGFEVRDVHPTHYGRICPIETPEGPNIGLIVSLSTYARVNSYGFIETPYRKALDGTVEKQVSYLTAMDEKDYPIAQANAPLDENGHFLREQVSARKAGEFVMVPPEEIRYMDVSPNQLVSVSASLIPFLEHDDANRALMGSNMQRQAVPLIQTRAPLVGTGIERIVAKDSGVTIVAKRSGIVEYVDATRIVVRSTEDDVNQGTGVHIYKLIKFQRSNQNTCINQKPLVNQGDYVRRGQIIADGPSTDHGELALGRNVMVAFMSWGGYNFEDSILVSERIGKEDVFTSIHIEEFEVVARDTKLGKEDITRDIPNVGDEALKNLDESGIIRVGAYIKPNDILVGKVTPKGESQLTPEEKLLRAIFGEKASDVKDTSLRVPPGVEGIVIDAKVFSRKGVEKDERTITIEEMEISRLMKDQRDELEIIRKTTAKRLVQLLQGKVSDSTIKDGKKVYIKKGDEITEEFLLNLPSGLWDQLSVAKDPAVSMEIETISEGYREQVQLVRALFEEKINKVRRGDELPPGVIKMVKIYVAVKRKLQVGDKMAGRHGNKGVVSRILPIEDMPYFPDGTPVDIVLNPLGVPSRMNVGQVLEIHLGWAAKALGQQLAAMIEKHKEKETIKEKLKRIYNQLEFSEYFEDADDRHLKALLKDFQEGVHVATPVFDGAEEAEIQEFLEEGGASATGQTTLYDGRTGERFDQPVTVGMMYMLKLHHLVDDKIHARSIGPYSLVTQQPLGGKAQFGGQRLGEMEVWTMEAYGAAHALQEFLTVKSDDVAGRTRMYEKIVKGDNTLEAGLPESFNVLVKELQALALDVRLLEEEEGN
- a CDS encoding transglutaminase-like domain-containing protein, giving the protein MDNKKETNPEHLSFLAATAMIDKDHPEIRAYAQRVVQRTEDPVEQAVRLYLAVRDEIRYDPYTPFHRPVHYRASSILKRKRGFCIPKASLLCALSRACHIPCRLGFASVKNHLATPQLLDFLGSDLFVYHAFVEFYLEGKWVKATPAFNRELCELHKVPPLEFNGREDSLFQPYNLENQKYMEYVEVIGSYADVPLQEILSAWESTYGKERVQQWIKMYEEKDSDFYQDFYEESILRYGP
- the secE gene encoding preprotein translocase subunit SecE; this translates as MNLPKQLPKKNETDEERSGKAQKAELSKKNSQKPLKVKKTEASKKTAKKSEETGLGWWEHFRQYLREVSHELRKVVWPSRKETVGSTSVVLIIVILSGIFLGIVDLILSRLVRLIIE
- the rpmG gene encoding 50S ribosomal protein L33; the encoded protein is MRVIVTLACSECKRRNYTTTKNKRTTPEKLSFNKYCKFCNAHREHKETK